The window GACAGGCCCAGGGTGGCCTCGATGTCGCCGAGCACCGCGTTCCACAGCGCCGCCTCTTCCATCGACTGCAGCTTGGGGATGTAGAAGTAGGGGCCGCGATCCTTGGCCGCCAGCGCCACCGCGTTGTGGAAGCAGAACAGACCCAGGTCGAACAGGCTGGCCGAAAGCCGCTGGCCGTCGACCAGCACGTGCTTCTCGTCCAGGTGCCAGCCGCGCGGGCGCACGATCAGGACGGCCTGCTCGGCCTCGGGTCGGAGCGCGTAGGCCTTGCCGTTGTCACCGGTGAATTCCAGGGTGCCTTTGATCGCCTCGCGCAGCGCCTCCTGGCCGGCCAGCAGGTTCGCCCAGGTCGGCGCGGTGCTGTCCTCGAAGTCGGCCATGTAGCAGTTGGCACCGGAGTTCAGCGCATTGATCACCATCTTCGGGTCGACCGGACCGGTGATCTCGACGCGGCGGTCCTGCAGCGCGGCCGGGATCGGCGCGACGCGCCAGTCGCCGTTGCGGATCGGGGCGGTGTCGGGGCGGAAATCCGGCAGGGCGCCGGCATCGAAGGCGGCCTGGCGGGTGCGGCGGGCGGCCAGGCGGGCCTGGCGCTCACCCTCGAAGCGGACATGCAGGCCGGCGAGGAAGGCTTGCGCCGCGGGGGTCAGCAGCGCCTCCTGGCCCGGCAGGCTCCGGGTCAGATCCACGGTGCCCGGCTCGGGGCGGTCTTGCAGCACAGCGGACATCGACAACTCCAGCGTTCGATCAGTGGGGAACCGAACCATCCGCCTGCGTCTGGTATTTGACAAACCAGATTTGTCAATGATTACTATTAGAAAATCTAATACAGATATCGAAACCGTGGCGGATAGCCCTTCCAGCAACATCCGCTTCGCCTACAAGGGCTCGCGACTGAAGCCTTTGCGGGCGTTCTGCCAAGTGGCGCGGCTGGGATCGGTGAGCCGTGCCGCGGAAGCGCTGTACCTCAGCCAACCGGCAGTGACCCTGCAGTTGCAGGCGCTGGAGCGCGAACTGGGCGTGCGCCTGCTGGAGCGCAGCGGACGCCGGCTGACCCCCACCCGCGAAGGCGAACTCCTCTACGAACTGGCCAAGCCGCTGGTGGAAGGGCTGGACGGGCTGGCGGCCAGCTTCCGCGAGCAGGTGCGCGGGCTGGATGCCGGCGAGCTAAACGTGGCCGCCGGCAGCTCGACCATCCTGTACCTGCTGCCCGGGATCGTGGACGCGTTCCGCCAGCGCCATGCCGACGTACGCCTGAGCCTGCACAACGTCACCGGTGCCGGCGGCCTGGACCTGCTGCGCAACGATGCGGTGGATCTGGCCGTGGGTTCGATGCTGGATGTGCCCGCGGACCTGACCTACGCCCCGGTCTACAGCTTCGAGCCGATGCTGATCATGCCGCCCGACCACCCGCTGGCCTCCAAGCGCGACCTGAGCCTGCAGGACCTGTCGCCGTACGGCCTGATCCTGCCGCCCAAGCGCCTGACCACGTATCGGCTGGTCGACCTGGTGTTCCAGCAAAACCGCGTGCCGTATACGGTGGCACTCGAAGTCGGCGGCTGGGAGGTGATCAAGCAGTACGTGGCGATGGGGCTGGGGATCAGCATCGTCACCGCGATCTGCCTGACCGAGGCCGACCGCCAGCGGCTGGCGGCGCGCTCGCTTGCGCGCTGGTTTCCCTCGCGCAGCTACGGCATCGTGATGCGCAAGGGCAAGTTCCTGTCATCGCAGGCGCGCGCCTTCGTCGAGCTGATCAAGCCGGAGCTGCTGTCCCCGCGCGAGCAGGATCGTGGCGGGCACTCCGAGCGCTGAGCGCCCCGTTCCGCCACATCGTAGGAAAGGCGGGTCATAGGAAAGGCGGGTCAGAGTCGAGTTTCGCCCGCGAAACTCGACTCTGACCCGCCTTTCCCTTTCGCCGTCCGTTACTTGCCCGGCGTGGCCAATGCGTCGGTCTTGTAGATCGCCACGTGCGGCACGCCGTCGCTGCCGATCCAGCCGCGGTACATGCCGCCGGTGTTGAACGGGAACGCCACGCTGCCATCCGCGCCCAGCGCGATCGCGCCGCCGTCGCCGCCGGCCTTGGGGATGTCGCGGTTGATGACGCGGTCGGCGGCGCGGGCGATGGGATCGCCGGCCAGCCGCACCCGCGCGCAGATCTCGTGGGCGGCGGCGGCGCGGATGTAGAACTCGCCCCAGCCGGTGCTGGACACCGCGCAGCGGTCGTCGGCCCAGGTGCCGGCGCCGATGATCGGCGCATCGCCGACGCGGCCGTAGCGCTTGTTGGTCATGCCGCCGGTCGAGGTCCCGCCGGCGAGCCGTCCCTGCGCGTCCAGTGCCAGCGCGCCGACGGTGCCGAAGTAGGCCTTGCCGGGCAGCACCAGCGGCGTGTTGCTGGCCTGCGCCTTCTTTTCCTCGTCGAGCGCCTTCTGCAACTGCTGCCAGCGCTTCTCGACGCGGAAGTACGCCGGGTCGACCAGGGTGACGCCCTGCTCCTTCGCGAACGCCTCGGCACCATCGCCGACCATCATCACGTGCCTGGACTTGTCCATGATCGTGCGCGCCAGCAGGATCGGGTTCTTCACCCGGCGCAGGCCCGCGGCCGCGCCGGCCTTGCCGCTGGCGCCGTCCATCAGCGATGTGTCCAGCTCGTTGCGTCCGTCGTGGGTGAACACCGCGCCACGCCCGGCGTTGAACTGCGGCGCATCCTCCAGCACGGTGATCGCGGCGGTCACCGCATCCACCGACGGCGCACCGGCCTGCAACTTCGCGTAGCCGGCCTTGAGCGCCTCGCGCAGGGCGGCGCGCGCCGCCTCTTCCTCGGCCGGCGTGAGGTCACCAGGCTCCACGCCCGCACCGCCATGGATCACCAGCAAGGGCGCATCCAGCGCGACCAGCACGCCATTGCGCACGGCGTAGTGGCGCTGGGCCAGCGGTTTTTCGACGCGGCCCTCGGGCAGGTGCAGCACGGAGTCCACGCCGGCGACCACGGTGTCGACGCGATCGAGCGTCATCGCGGTGTCTTCTGCCTGCTTCTGCCTGAAACCACCCTTGACCACGATCGCGCCGGCACCCGGTGCGGTGGCGTAGACGCGGGCACGGCCATCGCCTTCGACCGCGACCGCGGCGTCTTCGTCCACGCCGAGCCCGATCAGCGGCTTGCCGGCGAGGTGCTCGCCCTTGGCGACAAAGGCAATGAGACGACCAAGGCGGCCGCGCTCGCTGAAGTGGGTATCGGTGATCACGCCCTTGAGCTGGGCGATGTGCAGGAAGTCGGTTTCGATGGTGTTGCCGTCGCCGAGCGGGTCGGCCAGCGCCGCCGGGCTGACCTGGCTGCCGCCATCCATCGCGCCGTAAAGATATTCGCCGAGCATCGCCAGGCCGGCGCTGGTGCCGCCCAGCGGCTTGCCGGCGCGCACGTGCGCATCCAGCGCCTCGGCGACCGGGGTCCCGCGCCAGTAGCGCACGTAGCGCGACTGGTCGCCGCCGGCGATGAAGATGCCGTCCGCACGCTTCAGCGTGGCCAGGATCTTCGGATCGGTCGATGCCTCGCGATCCTTGAACACGAAGGTCTCGACCGACTTGATGCCGCCGACCTCGTTGAAGAATTCCTCGCCGATCTCGCCGGCCTGCGAGGCGCGCAACACCACGATGTGGCCATTGCCGGCCTGCTTCATGAACCAGCGCATCGCATCGAAGTTGCGGTCGCCGCCGCCCATCAGCAGCAGGCCAGGCTGGATCGTGCCGGGCGTCTTCGCGGCGACATCACCGATCACGTAATGGCCGACATCGGCCGCCAGCGCGCCGCCTGCAAGCAGCAGCCCCAGTGTTGCCGCAAGGAATTTCGAAACGCCGGCACGTCGCATCATCGGGTGTCCTCATTCGCCGTCATCGGCAGCCACGTTGGAAGACGAACGGCGGCGCGGTTTCCCCCGTTCGGCTATGGTGCGGCGATGCAGGCCGCGCTCGACCGCTGGTTCATCGACGAGATCCTCGTCCACGAGGGCGCGCTCGTGCGCTACCTGCAGCGCTGCTGGTCGCGCCGCGACGAGATCCACGACCTCCGCCAGGAAGTCTACGCGCGGGTCTACGAGGCCGCGGCCAAGTCGCTGCCGACCCAGCCCAAGTCGTTCCTGTTCGCCAGCGCGCGTCATCTCATGACCGATCGCCTGCGCCGCAGCCGGGTGGTCTCGATCGAACCGATGGGTGATTTCGAGCCTTCGCACGTCTTGGTGGATGACGTGTCGCCGGAGCGCTGGTGCGGCGGCAGGCAGGGATTGCTGCGGCTGGCCGAGGCCTTCGACCGCCTGCCCGACCGCTGTCGCGAGGTGGTCTGGCTGCGCCGCGTCGAGGATCTGTCGCAGAAGGAGGTGGCCGTGCGCCTGGGAATCAGCGAGAAAACCGTGGAAAAGCACATCGCCAAGGGCATGCGCCTGCTCGCCGATCATCTGCACGGCAGCGATGACGTGCGCACACCAAAGGCCGCCACCGTGGATCGTCGTGATGGACAGCAGCGCGCCGATTGACCACCCGCCCGGCGACAGCCGGAGCATCGAGCAATGCGCAGCCGAATGGCTGGCGCGCCGCGAGTTCGGCGCGTGGGCGGACGACGAGGAACAGGCGTTGCAGGCCTGGCTTGGCGCGAATACCGCGCACCGGGTCGCGTTCCTGCGCTTGCAGGCGGCGTGGTCGGAAAGCGACCGGCTGCAGGCGCTGGCCGCGGGCTGGAAGCAGCCGGGGCCGCCGCCACGCGGCTACTGGACCACGCCTGCCGGCGAACGCATCGAACTGGCACCACGCGAATCCACTCGCAGCGCACGGCTACCAAAGCTCGCTGCCGCCGCGGTGCTGGTGATCGCGTGCACGCTGGCGACCGGCCTGGGCTGGCGCAGCTACAACCGCGTCGACAGCGCACATTTGCAGACCGCGCTGGGCGCGACCGGGACGTTGCCGCTGGCCGACGGTTCGCAGGCGATCCTGGCCAGCGACAGCCGCATCGACGTGCGCCTCTCGCGCAAGCAGCGGCACATCGCGCTGGCGCAGGGCGAGGCGTTTTTCAGCGTGGCCAAGGATCCGGACCGCCCATTCGTGGTCGCCGCCGGCGGCCATGACGTGGTCGCGGTCGGCACCCGCTTCTCGGTGCGCCGCGATGGCCCCGACCTGCGGGTGGTGGTGACCGAGGGCACGGTGCGCCTGGAATCGCAGGCCGGCGGGAGCACGCGGCCGGCGTCGCTGTTGCCCGCCGGCAGCGTCGCACTGGTGCGTGGCGATGACGTACTGGTGCGCAGCGTGGCGCTGGACGATGCCGAACGCCTGCTGGATTGGCGGCAAGGCCTGCTGGCCTTCCGCGACACCACGCTGGCCGAGGCCGCCGCCGAGTTCAACCGCTACAACGCGCGCAAGCTGGTGATCGGCGATGCCGAGGCCGGCGCACTGCGGATCGGCGGCAGCTTCCGCGCCGACAACGCCACCGCCTTCGTGCGCCTGCTCGAGCAGGGCTTCCCGGTGCGCGCCGACGCATCCGGCGACCGCATCGTCCTGCACAGCCGCTGACCTCGCGCTGCGCCGGCGGGGGATTTCGCCGGTTCGTTCGTCCTGATCACTTGAAGCGCCGAACACAAGGCGCATGGGGAACCGTCTTGAAGCCATCTCGCCCGTTGCGCGCCCTGCTGCTGTCCCTGGCCTGTACCGCCGCGCTTGCCGCGCAGGCGCAGACCGCCCCCCGCATCGACATTCCCGCGGGCGACCTCGCCGCCGCGCTGGATGTCTACGCCCGTCAGTCCGGTACCCAGCTGGTCTATCGCGCCGACCAGCTGAAAGGCGCGCGCACACCGGGCGTGAAAGGCCAGGCAGCCTCGCCGCAAGCGCTGGATGCCCTGCTCAAGGGCAGCGGCTACCGCGCCCAGCGCGATGCCTCCGGCGCGGTGGTGATCGTGCCGCAGGCGGCCGCGAAGCCGGCAGCGGCCGCACCTCCCCGCCGCGCGCCGCGCAGGCCGCGCCGACACCGACCGTGGCCGATGACACCCCGGTCACCGATCTGCAGACCGTGCAAGTCACCGGATCGCGGATCCCGCGCGCTCAGGTGGAAGGGCCTGCGCCGATCACCCTGATCACCGCCGAGCAGATCCAGGCCGCGGGCCTGACCTCCGTGCCCGATGTGCTGCGCTCGCTCAGCCAGAACAGCGGCAGCGTGCAGGGCCAGCAGAACACCACCAGCGCGCAGTCCACGCCGGGTGCGCAGGCGGTCGACCTGCGCGGCCTCGGCCCGAACCACACCCTAGTGCTGATCAACGGCCGCCGCATCGCCGACTTTCCGCTGCCGCTCAACAGCCGCAGCAACTTCACCGACATCGGCAACATCCCGCTGGGCATGATCGACCGCGTCGAGGTGCTGACCGGCAGCGCTTCGGCGGTGTACGGCTCGGACGCGATGGCCGGCGTGATCAACTTCATCCTGAAGAAATCGACCGACGGCACGACGATCGACTATCGCTACGGCGACACCCAGCGCGGCGGCGGTGAATCGCACCGGCTGTCGCTGACCACCGGTTTCGAGCGCGGCAACTTCAGCGGCATCGTCGGCATCGAATTGCTCGACAAGCGCCCGCTGTGGGGCTTCGATCGCGATATCCAGGACTCCACGCTTGATGCGCCGACATCGCGTCGCCGCCTGCCGCGACTCGTCGCCCAACTCTACGACTGGGACGACGACGTCAACATCGGCCCGGCCGACGACTGCGCGGCGATGTCCGGCCTCAACGACGGCACCACCGTGCTGGCCGAAGACCGCTGGGGCGAGCCGCTGTGCGGCAGCGAGCGCGCCATCGCGTATCGCACCATCCAGAACCAGCGCAAGGGCGCGAATGTCTACGGCGCGCTGGAATACCGCTTCTCCAGCGACCTGTCCTGGTTCGCGGATTTCCAGCTGGGCCGGCAGACGGTCAAGCTGCTGACCGGCACCAACGGCAACGACGTGGCCAGCGACCACATGGGCTGGGAATTCCACGACCCGGACTCGACCGACAACAACGACAAGATCTTCTTCAATGCCGGCACCGGCCACTACGAAATCTGGTCGCGCCAGTTCGCGCCGGAAGAAGTCGGCGGCCTGCAGAACCGCATGAACAGCACCACCCAGAAAACCTTCGCGATCACCACCGGTTTCAACGGCACGCTGGGCGAGGACTGGACCTGGGAAGCGGCCTACAACCATTCCGAATACAAGGCCGTGGTGAAGATGCCGCGCATCGATGCCGCGGCCGCCAATCGTTTTTTCCTGGGCGAACGGCTCGGCTATGACGATGACGGCTACGCCATCTACAACCCCGACCCGACGCGCCTGTTCACCCCGCTGACGCCGGCCGAATTCGCCGCCATCGGGGTGATGTCGACCTGGCATCCGGTGGCCAAGAACGACAACGTCAGTTTCACCGCCAACACGCCGTCGCTGTTCACGATGCCGGCCGGCGACGTGGGCTTTGCCGGCGCGATCGAATACGGCAGCCAGTCCTACAAGATCAATCCCGATCCGCTGGCGCTGACCGACGACGCCTACTACGGTCCGCGCTACGGCGACGGCCGCGGCAGCCGCGACCACTGGAGCGCTGCGGGCGAGTTGCGCGTGCCGCTGCTGGCATCCCTGCAGGCCAGCGTGGCCGGCCGCTACGACCTGTACAGCTACGGCGACAAGAACCCGGGCAAGTTCACCTACAGCATGGGCCTGGAATGGCGGCCGCTGGATACCGTGCTGGTGCGCGGCTCCTACGGCACCGGCTTCCGCGCGCCGGACATGCACTACCTGTTCGCCGACAACGACTACTACCGCACCGTCTCCACCGATTACTACCAGTGCCGCAGCGAAGAACCCGGCTACAGCGATGCCGACTGCTACGACGA of the Thermomonas carbonis genome contains:
- a CDS encoding LysR family transcriptional regulator, whose product is MADSPSSNIRFAYKGSRLKPLRAFCQVARLGSVSRAAEALYLSQPAVTLQLQALERELGVRLLERSGRRLTPTREGELLYELAKPLVEGLDGLAASFREQVRGLDAGELNVAAGSSTILYLLPGIVDAFRQRHADVRLSLHNVTGAGGLDLLRNDAVDLAVGSMLDVPADLTYAPVYSFEPMLIMPPDHPLASKRDLSLQDLSPYGLILPPKRLTTYRLVDLVFQQNRVPYTVALEVGGWEVIKQYVAMGLGISIVTAICLTEADRQRLAARSLARWFPSRSYGIVMRKGKFLSSQARAFVELIKPELLSPREQDRGGHSER
- a CDS encoding isoaspartyl peptidase/L-asparaginase family protein → MAQRHYAVRNGVLVALDAPLLVIHGGAGVEPGDLTPAEEEAARAALREALKAGYAKLQAGAPSVDAVTAAITVLEDAPQFNAGRGAVFTHDGRNELDTSLMDGASGKAGAAAGLRRVKNPILLARTIMDKSRHVMMVGDGAEAFAKEQGVTLVDPAYFRVEKRWQQLQKALDEEKKAQASNTPLVLPGKAYFGTVGALALDAQGRLAGGTSTGGMTNKRYGRVGDAPIIGAGTWADDRCAVSSTGWGEFYIRAAAAHEICARVRLAGDPIARAADRVINRDIPKAGGDGGAIALGADGSVAFPFNTGGMYRGWIGSDGVPHVAIYKTDALATPGK
- a CDS encoding RNA polymerase sigma factor; amino-acid sequence: MQAALDRWFIDEILVHEGALVRYLQRCWSRRDEIHDLRQEVYARVYEAAAKSLPTQPKSFLFASARHLMTDRLRRSRVVSIEPMGDFEPSHVLVDDVSPERWCGGRQGLLRLAEAFDRLPDRCREVVWLRRVEDLSQKEVAVRLGISEKTVEKHIAKGMRLLADHLHGSDDVRTPKAATVDRRDGQQRAD
- a CDS encoding FecR family protein, which codes for MDSSAPIDHPPGDSRSIEQCAAEWLARREFGAWADDEEQALQAWLGANTAHRVAFLRLQAAWSESDRLQALAAGWKQPGPPPRGYWTTPAGERIELAPRESTRSARLPKLAAAAVLVIACTLATGLGWRSYNRVDSAHLQTALGATGTLPLADGSQAILASDSRIDVRLSRKQRHIALAQGEAFFSVAKDPDRPFVVAAGGHDVVAVGTRFSVRRDGPDLRVVVTEGTVRLESQAGGSTRPASLLPAGSVALVRGDDVLVRSVALDDAERLLDWRQGLLAFRDTTLAEAAAEFNRYNARKLVIGDAEAGALRIGGSFRADNATAFVRLLEQGFPVRADASGDRIVLHSR
- a CDS encoding STN domain-containing protein, producing MKPSRPLRALLLSLACTAALAAQAQTAPRIDIPAGDLAAALDVYARQSGTQLVYRADQLKGARTPGVKGQAASPQALDALLKGSGYRAQRDASGAVVIVPQAAAKPAAAAPPRRAPRRPRRHRPWPMTPRSPICRPCKSPDRGSRALRWKGLRRSP
- a CDS encoding TonB-dependent receptor, with amino-acid sequence MADDTPVTDLQTVQVTGSRIPRAQVEGPAPITLITAEQIQAAGLTSVPDVLRSLSQNSGSVQGQQNTTSAQSTPGAQAVDLRGLGPNHTLVLINGRRIADFPLPLNSRSNFTDIGNIPLGMIDRVEVLTGSASAVYGSDAMAGVINFILKKSTDGTTIDYRYGDTQRGGGESHRLSLTTGFERGNFSGIVGIELLDKRPLWGFDRDIQDSTLDAPTSRRRLPRLVAQLYDWDDDVNIGPADDCAAMSGLNDGTTVLAEDRWGEPLCGSERAIAYRTIQNQRKGANVYGALEYRFSSDLSWFADFQLGRQTVKLLTGTNGNDVASDHMGWEFHDPDSTDNNDKIFFNAGTGHYEIWSRQFAPEEVGGLQNRMNSTTQKTFAITTGFNGTLGEDWTWEAAYNHSEYKAVVKMPRIDAAAANRFFLGERLGYDDDGYAIYNPDPTRLFTPLTPAEFAAIGVMSTWHPVAKNDNVSFTANTPSLFTMPAGDVGFAGAIEYGSQSYKINPDPLALTDDAYYGPRYGDGRGSRDHWSAAGELRVPLLASLQASVAGRYDLYSYGDKNPGKFTYSMGLEWRPLDTVLVRGSYGTGFRAPDMHYLFADNDYYRTVSTDYYQCRSEEPGYSDADCYDDGSWDVNTFDVYKGNMQLDVETSKSFTAGFVWSPSANFDLAVDYYQIRIANQVQTQSRELLRATEANCLLGVTDAGVSVDINSPTCVDALARVLREDPADPFSTITSVLFAPINIANEETSGIDVTANYRLQTASAGDFRFTGNYTWAHRHNRMLYPGDPEEDMLDLSFSATTLPRTKGNVGVDWDRNAWGAGLFGNYVGRVANYNNDAWTGATWRFNGSARYDISDHLRVSLSVNNLLDKMPPKDATWANYPYYDTSWFDSMGRSYYLQLTWKLGGSPL